In Nicotiana tabacum cultivar K326 chromosome 11, ASM71507v2, whole genome shotgun sequence, a single window of DNA contains:
- the LOC107813188 gene encoding homeobox-leucine zipper protein ATHB-16, whose amino-acid sequence MKRVRSSDSLGVPLMSMCQNTTDDHNQWNSQVYSRNFQSMLELGLEDEPCAEESGHGSEKKRRLRVDQVKALEKNFEVDNKLEPERKVKLAQELGLQPRQVAIWFQNRRARWKTKQLERDYNVIKANFDSLKHNYESLQHDNEALLKEICDLKSKLNGGNNESKADVKEEAIESETDDKDIDQSKPNNSTTSLGNCEDDSTELNIESFNGGNGIITSSNIFADFKDGSSDSDSSAILNEENSPNYAAISSSGAFLISNNGGSNSSSSNSSLNCFQFFDSNPKAILGDGQDKVVYNNQPQFVKMEEHNFFSSEESCSTLFADEQPPTLQWYCSEDWNNWKDS is encoded by the exons ATGAAGAGAGTTCGTAGCTCTGATTCTTTGGGTGTGCCATTGATGTCCATGTGTCAAAATACTACAG ATGACCACAACCAATGGAACAGCCAAGTATATTCAAGGAACTTTCAATCCATGTTAGAATTAGGGTTAGAAGATGAACCCTGTGCGGAAGAATCCGGCCATGGATCGGAGAAGAAACGGCGGCTAAGGGTGGATCAAGTGAAGGCTTTAGAGAAGAATTTTGAAGTGGATAACAAGCTTGAACCTGAGAGGAAAGTGAAATTAGCACAAGAACTTGGTTTGCAACCAAGACAAGTGGCTATTTGGTTTCAAAACCGCCGTGCACGGTGGAAGACAAAGCAATTGGAGAGAGATTACAATGTTATCAAAGCCAATTTTGATTCTCTCAAACATAATTATGAATCTCTCCAACATGACAATGAAGCTCTCTTGAAAGAg ATTTGTGACCTGAAATCAAAGCTAAATGGGGGAAATAATGAAAGCAAAGCTGATGTGAAAGAAGAGGCTATAGAGTCTGAAACTGATGACAAAGATATTGACCAAAGCAAGCCAAACAACAGTACTACTTCTCTTGGAAATTGTGAAGATGATAGTACAGAACTCAACATTGAGAGCTTTAATGGTGGAAATGGCATCATAACTTCCTCCAATATTTTTGCTGATTTCAAAGATGGGTCATCAGATAGTGACTCAAGTGCAATATTGAATGAAGAAAACAGTCCAAATTATGCTGCCATTTCATCCTCTGGAGCTTTCTTGATTTCCAACAATGGAGGATCAAATTCTTCCTCTTCAAATTCTTCATTGAATTGCTTCCAATTCTTTGACTCAAATCCAAAAGCAATTCTTGGGGATGGCCAGGACAAAGTTGTTTATAATAATCAGCCACAGTTTGTGAAAATGGAGGAGCATAACTTTTTCAGTAGTGAGGAATCATGCAGTACTCTGTTCGCAGATGAACAACCGCCTACACTTCAATGGTACTGCTCTGAGGACTGGAATAATTGGAAAGATTCCTAA